One Thermoanaerobacter pseudethanolicus ATCC 33223 DNA window includes the following coding sequences:
- a CDS encoding type II toxin-antitoxin system MqsA family antitoxin → MKKFCPVCGIEQETEIIEKEEASNVRGDEIKALARIRVCSVCGEELFDEELEEGNIKRVYDIYREKHGILSTKEIRNIRENYGLSQRAFAKLLGIGEASIARYETGALPEKSLSNLLMLLKDPKNMEKLLEKNEDVLSQREKARLIRRIEEMKEERENTLKISEELYKLLEEKAKREGKTTDKFVEEILIKVI, encoded by the coding sequence GTGAAAAAGTTTTGCCCTGTTTGCGGGATAGAGCAAGAAACAGAGATAATTGAAAAAGAAGAAGCATCGAACGTCAGAGGAGATGAAATAAAGGCTTTAGCAAGAATAAGGGTATGCAGTGTGTGTGGTGAGGAGCTGTTTGATGAGGAATTAGAGGAAGGAAACATAAAGAGAGTTTACGACATATATAGGGAAAAGCACGGCATACTTTCAACAAAGGAAATAAGAAATATTAGAGAAAATTACGGCTTAAGTCAAAGGGCTTTTGCGAAACTTTTGGGCATAGGCGAAGCTTCTATTGCAAGGTATGAGACCGGAGCTTTACCTGAAAAGTCTTTAAGTAACTTGCTAATGCTCTTAAAAGACCCAAAAAACATGGAAAAACTTCTTGAGAAAAATGAAGATGTTTTAAGCCAGAGAGAAAAAGCAAGACTGATACGGAGGATAGAAGAGATGAAAGAAGAGAGAGAAAATACTCTTAAAATTTCTGAAGAGCTCTATAAATTACTGGAAGAGAAAGCTAAAAGAGAAGGAAAAACTACCGATAAATTTGTTGAAGAGATTTTAATTAAAGTGATTTAA